One window of the Camarhynchus parvulus chromosome 24, STF_HiC, whole genome shotgun sequence genome contains the following:
- the APLP2 gene encoding amyloid-like protein 2 isoform X1, translating into MAAAMGSALLPLLAFLGPAAALAGYIEALAANAGTGFAVAEPQIAMFCGKLNMHVNIQTGKWEPDTSGTKSCFGRKEEILQYCQEMYPDLQITNVVEANQPVSIDSWCKRGKKQCKDHTHIVVPYKCLVGEFVSDVLLVPEKCRFFHKERMDVCESHQHWYTVAKEACLTEGMILHSYGMLLPCGVDQFHGTEYVCCPQTKVVDEALSKEEEDEDEDYDLYKSEFPTEAGVEDFTGTAVEEDEDEDDEGEEEEDVVEDRDYYYDSYKVDDYNEETPTEPSSDKAMSEKEVSSDMKSVCSQEAMTGPCRAVMPRWYFDPNKRKCIRFIYGGCGGNRNNFESEEYCMAVCKKMMPTDDVDVYFETPADDNEHARFQKAKEQLEVRHHNRMDRVKKEWEEAEHQAVNLPKAERQTLIQHFQAMVKSLEKEAASEKQQLVETHLARVEAMLNDRRRIALENYLAALQADPPRPHRILQALKRYVRAENKDRLHTIRHYQHVLAVDPEKAAQMKSQVMTHLHVIEERMNQSLSLLYKVPYVAEEIQDEIDELLQEQRADMDQFTSSISESQVDVRVSSEESEEIPLDGKPFHPFQVKTFPALPESEDPQPDLYHPMKKGSGMTELDGLIGAEEKVINSKNKVDENVVIDETLDVKEMIFNAERVGGLVDEPDNDNSLRDDFGFSSSALIGLLVIAVAIATVIVISLVMLRKRQYGTISHGIVEVDPMLTPEERHLSKMQNHGYENPTYKYLEQMQI; encoded by the exons CCCTTGCAGCCAATGCTGGGACAGGGTTTGCAGTGGCAGAACCTCAAATTGCCATGTTCTGTGGGAAGCTAAATATGCATGTGAACATCCAGACTGGGAAATGGGAACCTGACACTTCTGGGACCAAGAGCTGCTTTGGAAGAAAGGAGGAGATTCTGCAATACTGCCAGGAG ATGTACCCAGACCTTCAGATCACCAACGTGGTAGAAGCCAACCAGCCCGTCAGCATTGACAGCTGGTGCAAGCGTGGGAAGAAGCAGTGCAAGGACCACACTCACATCGTTGTGCCATACAAGTGCCTGG TGGGTGAGTTTGTAAGTGATGTCCTGTTGGTGCCCGAGAAGTGCCGGTTCTTCCACAAGGAGCGCATGGATGTGTGTGAAAGCCACCAGCACTGGTACACTGTGGCAAAGGAG GCCTGTCTGACAGAAGGGATGATCCTGCACAGCtatgggatgctgctgccctgcgGAGTGGACCAGTTCCATGGAACAGAATATGTGTGCTGTCCTCAGACTAAGGTTGTGGATGAGGCTCTGTCcaaagaggaagaggatgaggatgaagacTATGACCTCTACAAGAG TGAGTTCCCTACAGAGGCAGGTGTAGAAGACTTCACAGGAACAGCTGtggaggaagatgaggatgaggatgatgaaggggaagaggaggaggatgtggtGGAAGACCGTGATTACTACTATGACAGCTACAAGGTTGATGACTACAATGAAGAGACACCCACAGAGCCCAGTAGTGACAAGGCTATGTCTGAAAAAGAAGTGAGCAGTGACATGAAAT CTGTCTGCTCCCAGGAGGCCATGACAGGGCCCTGCCGGGCTGTGATGCCTCGTTGGTACTTCGATCCTAACAAGAGAAAATGCATTCGCTTTATATATGGAGGCTGCGGAGGCAACAGGAACAATTTTGAGTCAGAGGAGTATTGTATGGCTGTGTGTAAAAAGATGA TGCCAACTGATGATGTGGATGTGTATTTTGAAACCCCTGCTGATGACAATGAGCATGCCCGCTTCCAGAAggccaaggagcagctggaggtcAGGCACCACAACCGCATGGACCGG GTGAAAAAGGAGTGGGAGGAAGCAGAGCACCAGGCTGTTAATCTCCCCAAGGCAGAAAGGCAGACTCTGATCCAG CACTTCCAGGCCATGGTAAAATCTCTGGAGAAAGAAGCAGCgagtgagaagcagcagctggtggagaCTCACCTGGCTCGTGTGGAAGCCATGCTGAACGATCGCCGTCGCATCGCCCTGGAGAACTacctggctgccctgcaggctgACCCGCCACGT ccccaccGCATCCTGCAGGCCCTGAAGCGCTATGTCCGTGCCGAGAACAAGGATAGGCTGCACACCATCCGCCACTACCAGCATGTCCTGGCAGTGGATCCGGAGAAGGCTGCACAGATGAAATCCCAG GTGATGACACATCTTCATGTGATTGAGGAACGGATGAATCAAAGCTTGTCTCTGCTCTACAAGGTGCCATATGTGGCTGAAGAAATCCAGGATGAAATTG ATGAGCTGCTTCAGGAGCAGCGTGCAGACATGGATCAGTTCACATCCTCCATTTCTGAGTCCCAGGTGGATGTCAGAGTGAGCTCTGAGGAGAGTGAAGAAATTCCCCTGGATGGCAAACCTTTCCACCCGTTCCAGGTGAAAACCTTCCCAGCCTTGCCTGAAAGTGAAG ATCCTCAGCCGGATTTGTACCATCCAATGAAAAAAG GTTCTGGCATGACTGAGCTGGATGGGCTGATTGGTGCTGAAGAAAAAGTGATTAATAGCAAGAACAAGGTGGATGAAAATGTG GTAATTGATGAAACCCTTGATGTGAAGGAGATGATTTTCAACGCAGAGCGTGTCGGAGGGCTGGTGGATGAGCCG GATAATGACAACTCCCTCCGTGATGACTTTGGcttcagcagcagtgccctTATTGGGCTGTTGGTGATTGCTGTTGCCATAGCTACTGTTATAGTCATCAGCTTGGTGATGCTGAGGAAGAGGCAGTATGGGACTATCAGCCATGGAATTGTGGAG GTTGACCCGATGCTCACCCCTGAGGAGCGGCATCTGAGCAAGATGCAAAACCATGGCTATGAGAATCCCACTTACAAATACCTGGAGCAGATGCAGATATAA
- the APLP2 gene encoding amyloid-like protein 2 isoform X2, whose amino-acid sequence MAAAMGSALLPLLAFLGPAAALAGYIEALAANAGTGFAVAEPQIAMFCGKLNMHVNIQTGKWEPDTSGTKSCFGRKEEILQYCQEMYPDLQITNVVEANQPVSIDSWCKRGKKQCKDHTHIVVPYKCLVGEFVSDVLLVPEKCRFFHKERMDVCESHQHWYTVAKEACLTEGMILHSYGMLLPCGVDQFHGTEYVCCPQTKVVDEALSKEEEDEDEDYDLYKSEFPTEAGVEDFTGTAVEEDEDEDDEGEEEEDVVEDRDYYYDSYKVDDYNEETPTEPSSDKAMSEKEVSSDMKSVCSQEAMTGPCRAVMPRWYFDPNKRKCIRFIYGGCGGNRNNFESEEYCMAVCKKMMPTDDVDVYFETPADDNEHARFQKAKEQLEVRHHNRMDRVKKEWEEAEHQAVNLPKAERQTLIQHFQAMVKSLEKEAASEKQQLVETHLARVEAMLNDRRRIALENYLAALQADPPRPHRILQALKRYVRAENKDRLHTIRHYQHVLAVDPEKAAQMKSQVMTHLHVIEERMNQSLSLLYKVPYVAEEIQDEIDELLQEQRADMDQFTSSISESQVDVRVSSEESEEIPLDGKPFHPFQVKTFPALPESEDPQPDLYHPMKKGSGMTELDGLIGAEEKVINSKNKVDENVIDETLDVKEMIFNAERVGGLVDEPDNDNSLRDDFGFSSSALIGLLVIAVAIATVIVISLVMLRKRQYGTISHGIVEVDPMLTPEERHLSKMQNHGYENPTYKYLEQMQI is encoded by the exons CCCTTGCAGCCAATGCTGGGACAGGGTTTGCAGTGGCAGAACCTCAAATTGCCATGTTCTGTGGGAAGCTAAATATGCATGTGAACATCCAGACTGGGAAATGGGAACCTGACACTTCTGGGACCAAGAGCTGCTTTGGAAGAAAGGAGGAGATTCTGCAATACTGCCAGGAG ATGTACCCAGACCTTCAGATCACCAACGTGGTAGAAGCCAACCAGCCCGTCAGCATTGACAGCTGGTGCAAGCGTGGGAAGAAGCAGTGCAAGGACCACACTCACATCGTTGTGCCATACAAGTGCCTGG TGGGTGAGTTTGTAAGTGATGTCCTGTTGGTGCCCGAGAAGTGCCGGTTCTTCCACAAGGAGCGCATGGATGTGTGTGAAAGCCACCAGCACTGGTACACTGTGGCAAAGGAG GCCTGTCTGACAGAAGGGATGATCCTGCACAGCtatgggatgctgctgccctgcgGAGTGGACCAGTTCCATGGAACAGAATATGTGTGCTGTCCTCAGACTAAGGTTGTGGATGAGGCTCTGTCcaaagaggaagaggatgaggatgaagacTATGACCTCTACAAGAG TGAGTTCCCTACAGAGGCAGGTGTAGAAGACTTCACAGGAACAGCTGtggaggaagatgaggatgaggatgatgaaggggaagaggaggaggatgtggtGGAAGACCGTGATTACTACTATGACAGCTACAAGGTTGATGACTACAATGAAGAGACACCCACAGAGCCCAGTAGTGACAAGGCTATGTCTGAAAAAGAAGTGAGCAGTGACATGAAAT CTGTCTGCTCCCAGGAGGCCATGACAGGGCCCTGCCGGGCTGTGATGCCTCGTTGGTACTTCGATCCTAACAAGAGAAAATGCATTCGCTTTATATATGGAGGCTGCGGAGGCAACAGGAACAATTTTGAGTCAGAGGAGTATTGTATGGCTGTGTGTAAAAAGATGA TGCCAACTGATGATGTGGATGTGTATTTTGAAACCCCTGCTGATGACAATGAGCATGCCCGCTTCCAGAAggccaaggagcagctggaggtcAGGCACCACAACCGCATGGACCGG GTGAAAAAGGAGTGGGAGGAAGCAGAGCACCAGGCTGTTAATCTCCCCAAGGCAGAAAGGCAGACTCTGATCCAG CACTTCCAGGCCATGGTAAAATCTCTGGAGAAAGAAGCAGCgagtgagaagcagcagctggtggagaCTCACCTGGCTCGTGTGGAAGCCATGCTGAACGATCGCCGTCGCATCGCCCTGGAGAACTacctggctgccctgcaggctgACCCGCCACGT ccccaccGCATCCTGCAGGCCCTGAAGCGCTATGTCCGTGCCGAGAACAAGGATAGGCTGCACACCATCCGCCACTACCAGCATGTCCTGGCAGTGGATCCGGAGAAGGCTGCACAGATGAAATCCCAG GTGATGACACATCTTCATGTGATTGAGGAACGGATGAATCAAAGCTTGTCTCTGCTCTACAAGGTGCCATATGTGGCTGAAGAAATCCAGGATGAAATTG ATGAGCTGCTTCAGGAGCAGCGTGCAGACATGGATCAGTTCACATCCTCCATTTCTGAGTCCCAGGTGGATGTCAGAGTGAGCTCTGAGGAGAGTGAAGAAATTCCCCTGGATGGCAAACCTTTCCACCCGTTCCAGGTGAAAACCTTCCCAGCCTTGCCTGAAAGTGAAG ATCCTCAGCCGGATTTGTACCATCCAATGAAAAAAG GTTCTGGCATGACTGAGCTGGATGGGCTGATTGGTGCTGAAGAAAAAGTGATTAATAGCAAGAACAAGGTGGATGAAAAT GTAATTGATGAAACCCTTGATGTGAAGGAGATGATTTTCAACGCAGAGCGTGTCGGAGGGCTGGTGGATGAGCCG GATAATGACAACTCCCTCCGTGATGACTTTGGcttcagcagcagtgccctTATTGGGCTGTTGGTGATTGCTGTTGCCATAGCTACTGTTATAGTCATCAGCTTGGTGATGCTGAGGAAGAGGCAGTATGGGACTATCAGCCATGGAATTGTGGAG GTTGACCCGATGCTCACCCCTGAGGAGCGGCATCTGAGCAAGATGCAAAACCATGGCTATGAGAATCCCACTTACAAATACCTGGAGCAGATGCAGATATAA
- the APLP2 gene encoding amyloid-like protein 2 isoform X3 → MAAAMGSALLPLLAFLGPAAALAGYIEALAANAGTGFAVAEPQIAMFCGKLNMHVNIQTGKWEPDTSGTKSCFGRKEEILQYCQEMYPDLQITNVVEANQPVSIDSWCKRGKKQCKDHTHIVVPYKCLVGEFVSDVLLVPEKCRFFHKERMDVCESHQHWYTVAKEACLTEGMILHSYGMLLPCGVDQFHGTEYVCCPQTKVVDEALSKEEEDEDEDYDLYKSEFPTEAGVEDFTGTAVEEDEDEDDEGEEEEDVVEDRDYYYDSYKVDDYNEETPTEPSSDKAMSEKEVSSDMKSVCSQEAMTGPCRAVMPRWYFDPNKRKCIRFIYGGCGGNRNNFESEEYCMAVCKKMMPTDDVDVYFETPADDNEHARFQKAKEQLEVRHHNRMDRVKKEWEEAEHQAVNLPKAERQTLIQHFQAMVKSLEKEAASEKQQLVETHLARVEAMLNDRRRIALENYLAALQADPPRPHRILQALKRYVRAENKDRLHTIRHYQHVLAVDPEKAAQMKSQVMTHLHVIEERMNQSLSLLYKVPYVAEEIQDEIDELLQEQRADMDQFTSSISESQVDVRVSSEESEEIPLDGKPFHPFQVKTFPALPESEGSGMTELDGLIGAEEKVINSKNKVDENVVIDETLDVKEMIFNAERVGGLVDEPDNDNSLRDDFGFSSSALIGLLVIAVAIATVIVISLVMLRKRQYGTISHGIVEVDPMLTPEERHLSKMQNHGYENPTYKYLEQMQI, encoded by the exons CCCTTGCAGCCAATGCTGGGACAGGGTTTGCAGTGGCAGAACCTCAAATTGCCATGTTCTGTGGGAAGCTAAATATGCATGTGAACATCCAGACTGGGAAATGGGAACCTGACACTTCTGGGACCAAGAGCTGCTTTGGAAGAAAGGAGGAGATTCTGCAATACTGCCAGGAG ATGTACCCAGACCTTCAGATCACCAACGTGGTAGAAGCCAACCAGCCCGTCAGCATTGACAGCTGGTGCAAGCGTGGGAAGAAGCAGTGCAAGGACCACACTCACATCGTTGTGCCATACAAGTGCCTGG TGGGTGAGTTTGTAAGTGATGTCCTGTTGGTGCCCGAGAAGTGCCGGTTCTTCCACAAGGAGCGCATGGATGTGTGTGAAAGCCACCAGCACTGGTACACTGTGGCAAAGGAG GCCTGTCTGACAGAAGGGATGATCCTGCACAGCtatgggatgctgctgccctgcgGAGTGGACCAGTTCCATGGAACAGAATATGTGTGCTGTCCTCAGACTAAGGTTGTGGATGAGGCTCTGTCcaaagaggaagaggatgaggatgaagacTATGACCTCTACAAGAG TGAGTTCCCTACAGAGGCAGGTGTAGAAGACTTCACAGGAACAGCTGtggaggaagatgaggatgaggatgatgaaggggaagaggaggaggatgtggtGGAAGACCGTGATTACTACTATGACAGCTACAAGGTTGATGACTACAATGAAGAGACACCCACAGAGCCCAGTAGTGACAAGGCTATGTCTGAAAAAGAAGTGAGCAGTGACATGAAAT CTGTCTGCTCCCAGGAGGCCATGACAGGGCCCTGCCGGGCTGTGATGCCTCGTTGGTACTTCGATCCTAACAAGAGAAAATGCATTCGCTTTATATATGGAGGCTGCGGAGGCAACAGGAACAATTTTGAGTCAGAGGAGTATTGTATGGCTGTGTGTAAAAAGATGA TGCCAACTGATGATGTGGATGTGTATTTTGAAACCCCTGCTGATGACAATGAGCATGCCCGCTTCCAGAAggccaaggagcagctggaggtcAGGCACCACAACCGCATGGACCGG GTGAAAAAGGAGTGGGAGGAAGCAGAGCACCAGGCTGTTAATCTCCCCAAGGCAGAAAGGCAGACTCTGATCCAG CACTTCCAGGCCATGGTAAAATCTCTGGAGAAAGAAGCAGCgagtgagaagcagcagctggtggagaCTCACCTGGCTCGTGTGGAAGCCATGCTGAACGATCGCCGTCGCATCGCCCTGGAGAACTacctggctgccctgcaggctgACCCGCCACGT ccccaccGCATCCTGCAGGCCCTGAAGCGCTATGTCCGTGCCGAGAACAAGGATAGGCTGCACACCATCCGCCACTACCAGCATGTCCTGGCAGTGGATCCGGAGAAGGCTGCACAGATGAAATCCCAG GTGATGACACATCTTCATGTGATTGAGGAACGGATGAATCAAAGCTTGTCTCTGCTCTACAAGGTGCCATATGTGGCTGAAGAAATCCAGGATGAAATTG ATGAGCTGCTTCAGGAGCAGCGTGCAGACATGGATCAGTTCACATCCTCCATTTCTGAGTCCCAGGTGGATGTCAGAGTGAGCTCTGAGGAGAGTGAAGAAATTCCCCTGGATGGCAAACCTTTCCACCCGTTCCAGGTGAAAACCTTCCCAGCCTTGCCTGAAAGTGAAG GTTCTGGCATGACTGAGCTGGATGGGCTGATTGGTGCTGAAGAAAAAGTGATTAATAGCAAGAACAAGGTGGATGAAAATGTG GTAATTGATGAAACCCTTGATGTGAAGGAGATGATTTTCAACGCAGAGCGTGTCGGAGGGCTGGTGGATGAGCCG GATAATGACAACTCCCTCCGTGATGACTTTGGcttcagcagcagtgccctTATTGGGCTGTTGGTGATTGCTGTTGCCATAGCTACTGTTATAGTCATCAGCTTGGTGATGCTGAGGAAGAGGCAGTATGGGACTATCAGCCATGGAATTGTGGAG GTTGACCCGATGCTCACCCCTGAGGAGCGGCATCTGAGCAAGATGCAAAACCATGGCTATGAGAATCCCACTTACAAATACCTGGAGCAGATGCAGATATAA
- the APLP2 gene encoding amyloid-like protein 2 isoform X4: MAAAMGSALLPLLAFLGPAAALAGYIEALAANAGTGFAVAEPQIAMFCGKLNMHVNIQTGKWEPDTSGTKSCFGRKEEILQYCQEMYPDLQITNVVEANQPVSIDSWCKRGKKQCKDHTHIVVPYKCLVGEFVSDVLLVPEKCRFFHKERMDVCESHQHWYTVAKEACLTEGMILHSYGMLLPCGVDQFHGTEYVCCPQTKVVDEALSKEEEDEDEDYDLYKSEFPTEAGVEDFTGTAVEEDEDEDDEGEEEEDVVEDRDYYYDSYKVDDYNEETPTEPSSDKAMSEKEVSSDMKSVCSQEAMTGPCRAVMPRWYFDPNKRKCIRFIYGGCGGNRNNFESEEYCMAVCKKMMPTDDVDVYFETPADDNEHARFQKAKEQLEVRHHNRMDRVKKEWEEAEHQAVNLPKAERQTLIQHFQAMVKSLEKEAASEKQQLVETHLARVEAMLNDRRRIALENYLAALQADPPRPHRILQALKRYVRAENKDRLHTIRHYQHVLAVDPEKAAQMKSQVMTHLHVIEERMNQSLSLLYKVPYVAEEIQDEIDELLQEQRADMDQFTSSISESQVDVRVSSEESEEIPLDGKPFHPFQVKTFPALPESEGSGMTELDGLIGAEEKVINSKNKVDENVIDETLDVKEMIFNAERVGGLVDEPDNDNSLRDDFGFSSSALIGLLVIAVAIATVIVISLVMLRKRQYGTISHGIVEVDPMLTPEERHLSKMQNHGYENPTYKYLEQMQI, encoded by the exons CCCTTGCAGCCAATGCTGGGACAGGGTTTGCAGTGGCAGAACCTCAAATTGCCATGTTCTGTGGGAAGCTAAATATGCATGTGAACATCCAGACTGGGAAATGGGAACCTGACACTTCTGGGACCAAGAGCTGCTTTGGAAGAAAGGAGGAGATTCTGCAATACTGCCAGGAG ATGTACCCAGACCTTCAGATCACCAACGTGGTAGAAGCCAACCAGCCCGTCAGCATTGACAGCTGGTGCAAGCGTGGGAAGAAGCAGTGCAAGGACCACACTCACATCGTTGTGCCATACAAGTGCCTGG TGGGTGAGTTTGTAAGTGATGTCCTGTTGGTGCCCGAGAAGTGCCGGTTCTTCCACAAGGAGCGCATGGATGTGTGTGAAAGCCACCAGCACTGGTACACTGTGGCAAAGGAG GCCTGTCTGACAGAAGGGATGATCCTGCACAGCtatgggatgctgctgccctgcgGAGTGGACCAGTTCCATGGAACAGAATATGTGTGCTGTCCTCAGACTAAGGTTGTGGATGAGGCTCTGTCcaaagaggaagaggatgaggatgaagacTATGACCTCTACAAGAG TGAGTTCCCTACAGAGGCAGGTGTAGAAGACTTCACAGGAACAGCTGtggaggaagatgaggatgaggatgatgaaggggaagaggaggaggatgtggtGGAAGACCGTGATTACTACTATGACAGCTACAAGGTTGATGACTACAATGAAGAGACACCCACAGAGCCCAGTAGTGACAAGGCTATGTCTGAAAAAGAAGTGAGCAGTGACATGAAAT CTGTCTGCTCCCAGGAGGCCATGACAGGGCCCTGCCGGGCTGTGATGCCTCGTTGGTACTTCGATCCTAACAAGAGAAAATGCATTCGCTTTATATATGGAGGCTGCGGAGGCAACAGGAACAATTTTGAGTCAGAGGAGTATTGTATGGCTGTGTGTAAAAAGATGA TGCCAACTGATGATGTGGATGTGTATTTTGAAACCCCTGCTGATGACAATGAGCATGCCCGCTTCCAGAAggccaaggagcagctggaggtcAGGCACCACAACCGCATGGACCGG GTGAAAAAGGAGTGGGAGGAAGCAGAGCACCAGGCTGTTAATCTCCCCAAGGCAGAAAGGCAGACTCTGATCCAG CACTTCCAGGCCATGGTAAAATCTCTGGAGAAAGAAGCAGCgagtgagaagcagcagctggtggagaCTCACCTGGCTCGTGTGGAAGCCATGCTGAACGATCGCCGTCGCATCGCCCTGGAGAACTacctggctgccctgcaggctgACCCGCCACGT ccccaccGCATCCTGCAGGCCCTGAAGCGCTATGTCCGTGCCGAGAACAAGGATAGGCTGCACACCATCCGCCACTACCAGCATGTCCTGGCAGTGGATCCGGAGAAGGCTGCACAGATGAAATCCCAG GTGATGACACATCTTCATGTGATTGAGGAACGGATGAATCAAAGCTTGTCTCTGCTCTACAAGGTGCCATATGTGGCTGAAGAAATCCAGGATGAAATTG ATGAGCTGCTTCAGGAGCAGCGTGCAGACATGGATCAGTTCACATCCTCCATTTCTGAGTCCCAGGTGGATGTCAGAGTGAGCTCTGAGGAGAGTGAAGAAATTCCCCTGGATGGCAAACCTTTCCACCCGTTCCAGGTGAAAACCTTCCCAGCCTTGCCTGAAAGTGAAG GTTCTGGCATGACTGAGCTGGATGGGCTGATTGGTGCTGAAGAAAAAGTGATTAATAGCAAGAACAAGGTGGATGAAAAT GTAATTGATGAAACCCTTGATGTGAAGGAGATGATTTTCAACGCAGAGCGTGTCGGAGGGCTGGTGGATGAGCCG GATAATGACAACTCCCTCCGTGATGACTTTGGcttcagcagcagtgccctTATTGGGCTGTTGGTGATTGCTGTTGCCATAGCTACTGTTATAGTCATCAGCTTGGTGATGCTGAGGAAGAGGCAGTATGGGACTATCAGCCATGGAATTGTGGAG GTTGACCCGATGCTCACCCCTGAGGAGCGGCATCTGAGCAAGATGCAAAACCATGGCTATGAGAATCCCACTTACAAATACCTGGAGCAGATGCAGATATAA
- the APLP2 gene encoding amyloid-like protein 2 isoform X5, which translates to MAAAMGSALLPLLAFLGPAAALAGYIEALAANAGTGFAVAEPQIAMFCGKLNMHVNIQTGKWEPDTSGTKSCFGRKEEILQYCQEMYPDLQITNVVEANQPVSIDSWCKRGKKQCKDHTHIVVPYKCLVGEFVSDVLLVPEKCRFFHKERMDVCESHQHWYTVAKEACLTEGMILHSYGMLLPCGVDQFHGTEYVCCPQTKVVDEALSKEEEDEDEDYDLYKSEFPTEAGVEDFTGTAVEEDEDEDDEGEEEEDVVEDRDYYYDSYKVDDYNEETPTEPSSDKAMSEKEVSSDMKLPTDDVDVYFETPADDNEHARFQKAKEQLEVRHHNRMDRVKKEWEEAEHQAVNLPKAERQTLIQHFQAMVKSLEKEAASEKQQLVETHLARVEAMLNDRRRIALENYLAALQADPPRPHRILQALKRYVRAENKDRLHTIRHYQHVLAVDPEKAAQMKSQVMTHLHVIEERMNQSLSLLYKVPYVAEEIQDEIDELLQEQRADMDQFTSSISESQVDVRVSSEESEEIPLDGKPFHPFQVKTFPALPESEDPQPDLYHPMKKGSGMTELDGLIGAEEKVINSKNKVDENVVIDETLDVKEMIFNAERVGGLVDEPDNDNSLRDDFGFSSSALIGLLVIAVAIATVIVISLVMLRKRQYGTISHGIVEVDPMLTPEERHLSKMQNHGYENPTYKYLEQMQI; encoded by the exons CCCTTGCAGCCAATGCTGGGACAGGGTTTGCAGTGGCAGAACCTCAAATTGCCATGTTCTGTGGGAAGCTAAATATGCATGTGAACATCCAGACTGGGAAATGGGAACCTGACACTTCTGGGACCAAGAGCTGCTTTGGAAGAAAGGAGGAGATTCTGCAATACTGCCAGGAG ATGTACCCAGACCTTCAGATCACCAACGTGGTAGAAGCCAACCAGCCCGTCAGCATTGACAGCTGGTGCAAGCGTGGGAAGAAGCAGTGCAAGGACCACACTCACATCGTTGTGCCATACAAGTGCCTGG TGGGTGAGTTTGTAAGTGATGTCCTGTTGGTGCCCGAGAAGTGCCGGTTCTTCCACAAGGAGCGCATGGATGTGTGTGAAAGCCACCAGCACTGGTACACTGTGGCAAAGGAG GCCTGTCTGACAGAAGGGATGATCCTGCACAGCtatgggatgctgctgccctgcgGAGTGGACCAGTTCCATGGAACAGAATATGTGTGCTGTCCTCAGACTAAGGTTGTGGATGAGGCTCTGTCcaaagaggaagaggatgaggatgaagacTATGACCTCTACAAGAG TGAGTTCCCTACAGAGGCAGGTGTAGAAGACTTCACAGGAACAGCTGtggaggaagatgaggatgaggatgatgaaggggaagaggaggaggatgtggtGGAAGACCGTGATTACTACTATGACAGCTACAAGGTTGATGACTACAATGAAGAGACACCCACAGAGCCCAGTAGTGACAAGGCTATGTCTGAAAAAGAAGTGAGCAGTGACATGAAAT TGCCAACTGATGATGTGGATGTGTATTTTGAAACCCCTGCTGATGACAATGAGCATGCCCGCTTCCAGAAggccaaggagcagctggaggtcAGGCACCACAACCGCATGGACCGG GTGAAAAAGGAGTGGGAGGAAGCAGAGCACCAGGCTGTTAATCTCCCCAAGGCAGAAAGGCAGACTCTGATCCAG CACTTCCAGGCCATGGTAAAATCTCTGGAGAAAGAAGCAGCgagtgagaagcagcagctggtggagaCTCACCTGGCTCGTGTGGAAGCCATGCTGAACGATCGCCGTCGCATCGCCCTGGAGAACTacctggctgccctgcaggctgACCCGCCACGT ccccaccGCATCCTGCAGGCCCTGAAGCGCTATGTCCGTGCCGAGAACAAGGATAGGCTGCACACCATCCGCCACTACCAGCATGTCCTGGCAGTGGATCCGGAGAAGGCTGCACAGATGAAATCCCAG GTGATGACACATCTTCATGTGATTGAGGAACGGATGAATCAAAGCTTGTCTCTGCTCTACAAGGTGCCATATGTGGCTGAAGAAATCCAGGATGAAATTG ATGAGCTGCTTCAGGAGCAGCGTGCAGACATGGATCAGTTCACATCCTCCATTTCTGAGTCCCAGGTGGATGTCAGAGTGAGCTCTGAGGAGAGTGAAGAAATTCCCCTGGATGGCAAACCTTTCCACCCGTTCCAGGTGAAAACCTTCCCAGCCTTGCCTGAAAGTGAAG ATCCTCAGCCGGATTTGTACCATCCAATGAAAAAAG GTTCTGGCATGACTGAGCTGGATGGGCTGATTGGTGCTGAAGAAAAAGTGATTAATAGCAAGAACAAGGTGGATGAAAATGTG GTAATTGATGAAACCCTTGATGTGAAGGAGATGATTTTCAACGCAGAGCGTGTCGGAGGGCTGGTGGATGAGCCG GATAATGACAACTCCCTCCGTGATGACTTTGGcttcagcagcagtgccctTATTGGGCTGTTGGTGATTGCTGTTGCCATAGCTACTGTTATAGTCATCAGCTTGGTGATGCTGAGGAAGAGGCAGTATGGGACTATCAGCCATGGAATTGTGGAG GTTGACCCGATGCTCACCCCTGAGGAGCGGCATCTGAGCAAGATGCAAAACCATGGCTATGAGAATCCCACTTACAAATACCTGGAGCAGATGCAGATATAA